The genomic segment CGGCGCGGCCGCTGCCGTAGGCGACCAGACGCACGCCGTTGCGGGCGATAATCACCGGCACCGCGTGCTCGAGATCGGTCACCAGCAGCACGGTCGAGGTCAGCGGCGTCACCGTGATGACCTGACCGAGCAGGCCGCCGGCATCGATGACGCTCTGGCCGACGCGCACGCCGTTGCGGCTGCCGGCATCGAGCAGCAGGCGCTGGCGCGTGGGGTCCTGGTCGACATCGAGGATCGGCGCCAGCTGCACGTCGAGACTGCCCTGCTCCACCGCGCCGAGCAGCGCGCGCAGCCGCGCATTCTCGACCGCTTCCACGCGCAGCCGCGCCTGGCCGGCGTTGAGCACCAGCAGTTCGTTGCGCAGGCGGCGGTTGTCTGCAGACAGCTGGGTACGTGTGGCGGCATCGTTGCGCATGCTGTCGCCGAGCCGCGACGGCAGACCCGCCAGCCACCACAACGGCTGCATCGCCACGCTGGCCTGCTGGCGGAACTGCGACAGCCAGCCGCCCTGATGATCACTGACCACCAGCGCACACGACAGCGCGAGATAGGCGAGCAGACGCAGCGTGCCGGCGACATCGCCGGGCCGGGGCGCGGGAGAGCTGGCGTAGGAGGACATCAGGGGCAGTCGCTCGGCGTCATCTCGGACGTGGGCTCAACAGTCGAAGGCCGCATTGTCGTCGCCCCGGCGAACGCTGGGGCCCATCTTGATCCTGGGAACAGGTCCCGGCCCGGACAGCCAGCCGCCGGTTGAACACCGGCGGGGCGACGGGTCTTGCGAACGCGGCGGCGCTTGAGGACATCGACGACGGGATGGCGACCAGAACTTCGCTCCGATCGCCGCTCCCGACGCCATCAGTCCGCGAAGAACTCGTTGCCGTGCAGGTCCAGCAGCTCCAGCGCACGACCGCCACCGCGGGCGACGCAGGTCAGCGGATCCTCGGCGACCTGCACGTGCAGGCCGGTGGCTTCGCTGATCAGACGGTCGAGGTCACGCAGCAGCGCACCACCACCGGTCAGCACGATGCCGCGCTCGGCCACGTCGGCGCACAGTTCCGGCGGCGTCTGCTCGAGCGCTTGCTTCACGGCTTCGACGATGCCCGACAGCGGCTCGCGCAGCGCGTCGAGCACTTCGTTGGAGCTGATCGTGACGATCTTCGGCACGCCCTCGGCGAGGTGACGGCCGGAGACTTCCATCTCCATCACCTCTTCCTGTGGATAGGCGCAGCCGATCGTGAGCTTGATGCGCTCGGCGGTGGATTCGCCGATCAGCATGCCGTGGTTGCGGCGCACGTAATTGATGATCGACTCGTCGAAGCGGTCGCCGCCGATGCGGGCCGACTGTGAGTAGACGATGCCATTGAGCGCGATCACCGCGACTTCCGTGGTGCCGCCGCCGATGTCGACGACCATTGAACCGCGCGCCTCGGTGACCGGCAGGCCGGCGCCGATCGCAGCCGCCATCGGCTCCTCGATCAGCGATACGTC from the Luteimonas fraxinea genome contains:
- the mreC gene encoding rod shape-determining protein MreC, yielding MSSYASSPAPRPGDVAGTLRLLAYLALSCALVVSDHQGGWLSQFRQQASVAMQPLWWLAGLPSRLGDSMRNDAATRTQLSADNRRLRNELLVLNAGQARLRVEAVENARLRALLGAVEQGSLDVQLAPILDVDQDPTRQRLLLDAGSRNGVRVGQSVIDAGGLLGQVITVTPLTSTVLLVTDLEHAVPVIIARNGVRLVAYGSGRADHLALRNVPLSADVEVGDTLVTSGLGGRFPPGFPVGTITELQPDDSRAFLVGDLTPAAQLDRGRDVLLLRDVVVPVTTADLEAAAAEREAAARAQAEADAAAAPVGGTEATTPDTGDTSPADAPPATQTPTPPSTPPAQAPQR
- a CDS encoding rod shape-determining protein, which translates into the protein MFKKFRGLFSNDLSIDLGTANTLIFVRGQGIVLNEPSVVAVRQDRSAGQKVVAAVGTEAKQMLGRTPGNITTHRPMKDGVIADFTYTEEMLKYFIKKVHKSRFLRPSPRVLICVPAGSTQVEKRAIKDSALEAGARDVSLIEEPMAAAIGAGLPVTEARGSMVVDIGGGTTEVAVIALNGIVYSQSARIGGDRFDESIINYVRRNHGMLIGESTAERIKLTIGCAYPQEEVMEMEVSGRHLAEGVPKIVTISSNEVLDALREPLSGIVEAVKQALEQTPPELCADVAERGIVLTGGGALLRDLDRLISEATGLHVQVAEDPLTCVARGGGRALELLDLHGNEFFAD